TTTATCAGCTTCTCTGTCTGAGTCACACAGAAAACGGGGCAGTCATAAAGCACAACACCATTAGGCTTAATAGCACCACATCACACAACTGTCAGTGTGTGAGAGAGTAGTAATGTATGATCACATGAAAATTAAGAAAAACATTTAGAAAGAAAACAGCTAATCAGTGCAACAAAacactaatttatttatttattttttgtgaatttctattaGAGCCCGTTTACAGCCGCCTGTGCTAATGGGTTAATTAGGCCTTAACGGTTCTGAAATGGCCTTAAAACTTTGTCTGCTGACAACAATAATCTCTGCTAGTAATCTAATGCAAATAATTGAATCTTGTTTAATAGGCAGAATTCTGATTATCTGCATCACAGCCTTCACCTCAAAGCATTTCAAGGTCAGCAACCAGAAACTCAGAGTTGAGTTAAGTAGGAGTGGTGCTTCCTGTATGCAGAGTCCCTCTCGGTCGACTCTGAGAGTATTTCTGCTAACCACAGGGCACATCGTAACCAGAGGTAATGGTATAATCTGTTCCTCCATTTCCCTTCTAAGGTTTTGTTTCACTAAGATGCGTTCAGCTTTCTATCCCCTACTTTTTGTCTGTATTCTACTTATCAGTGATGTTCGAAGGGTTCGCAGTGGCAGTCGTTACTGAGAGGGAGTATCTGCTTTTCCTTGAACAACGTGATCCTGAAAAAAGCAACGCTGTGAGCAGAGATTGCTGAAGAGCCTTTTTTTCTGTTTCCTATAAATTTGCGAAGTTTAAAGTAAGTGTCCTGGACAACATGGATCTAACTTTTGAAACACTTCTGAACTACAAAAATCAGACATTTTACGTAAAACCGAATGCATTTATAGATCCGTGTGCACCCTCGCACAAAAGCATGCATTCACACATAAACGTGCGCACCAACAGAGCAAGTCAAAATCAGAAAAAAAGAAGTGCCTGCTCTGCTCTTACCCGAGTGTTGTCATAGTAACGATGGTGTACCAGAAGGAGGCAGGGATGCTGGTAAATTTGCTGGAGCTTGAACCCTTCTCTGCGTAGAACATGACAGTGGCAAAGATAATTATGGCCATTGTAAGGGAGAAGAGCAGAAAGCCCAGCTCTGAAGCACAGCTCTTTAGCGTGTAGCCGAGGATGCGCAGGCCCTGCGAGTGGCGGGAGAACTTAAAGATTCGGAACACACGGAAAACCCGAAGAGTCACAAAAGCCCCGCTCACGTCCTCATTGTCGGTCATCACCAGTCCAATGTAGTAGGGTAGGATGGCCACCACGTCGATGATGCTCATGACGGATCTCATGAAACGGTAGCGGTTGGGCGCAGCAAACAAGCGCATCAGGTACTCCACGGTGAAGATCATCACACAGGCTGTGTCCATGCAGAAAAAGGCCACGGTGTAGCGCTCACCACATGGCACTTCCTTCTGGTTGGGTGCCGAGCCACAGGGCACCGTTTCCACGACATTAGTGATGACGGAGACAGCAATGAAGAAGCCAGTGACATAGTAGAAGACCAAAGCCATTGTTGAAGTGTGAGGGTTTTCAAAGGCCCGCCACATGGTCTCTCTGAAGGTCATGTTAGGTAACTTAGCATCTTTGTTGTCCTCCTGGTCATCCATGAGGCGCTCTGCATTCTCCCTCTTCCTGTCTTTGTACTCTTCATAACAGCAGTCTCCTATGATCTCTGGAACGATACCAAAGAAAGCCAGCTCCTCGTCATAAGAGGAGATGCACTCGTAGCGCGGATAGTGGAGCTTGCCTGTGCGATAGAAGTTGAGGACACTGCGAAACACGTCGGGATCACGATCAAAAAAGTACTCTTTGGTGTCTTCGTTGTAGAAGAACTCCTTCTCAGAGCTGCCGAGGAGAGTGTCTGGATAACGATCCAGCGTGTTCCTCCAGGTCTGGAAGCGCCGTCCACTAACGTTAAGAACTATCAGCTCATCCTGTCTCTTGTTCTTCTCAGCAGGCGCAACAGGCATGGGCAAATTGGCCACAGGCATCCAGCCAATGGCTGCAGCCCGGGCAAATGGAAGCCATGCCGCTACTCCCGCCGCCATGGTGTGTCTGGCTTGGGGCGTAGGGGGGAACAAGTCCAGCACCTTCACAACCAGCTTGACTTCAGCTTATTCAACAtctggaggagagagagggactctttagttcaattcaattcaaaaatattttattaatcccagagggagattaaagtttcagtacacacatttcagcgatcagacatacatgggcaagacacatgacaagaattggttactgtggtcattcgcaacccgcgtCGTGCTACTGTAACAGTCTTGTGAGAATGGGAAGCatgaaatttattttttaatagatAAAGGAGAAAACTAATATCTCAATAAAAATATATGATTGGGTAAAAAAGTCAAATCCTGAAAGTGTGTAATTAGTAGACTATCAGGTAAAACTACATTCTAACATTGCTCATATGAAACCTACCCTATAAACGCAGATCTGTTTGATACAGTAAGTTTCAGTGGCACAAGAACAAGCTGTACATCCAATTTGACAGACTCCTTTCACTTCAGGGTCATAAATCTCTAAACACCTGTGTGGAGTTGTAACATtatataagtttaaaacattaaaTCAAGTGAAAAGACGACAAAACGGGCTACACTACTTGCTTTACATGAAACTTTAGTTCATTTAAATTGGTCTTTTTAGGTAGAACCCACCAATGGCATACCAAACCTGTTGAGCTGCGTactttcaataaataaataaataaatattcgtCATGATATAATAAAAAAGTAGAAATACCGGCATTAGATTTTTTCCCTTCCAGATTAACAGATTAATGAAGCTAGTTAACTCTTGAATTTGAGCATCTTGGATCATTCAGCTGCTGAAACCTGAAGGCGCAGTAATCTACAGCGACGCAGAACAGAACAGGTTGGTATATGAGCTCCTAAAAcgtagaaataaaataaaactcacCGGTTAAAAATGTTTCATCCAAAGATACCCGACCGTCGCCTTCAACTCTTCACCGTCGCTTTTGGATGTTATATCTGAAAACGTCTGGAGAATGAAAATAACACCAGGAGAGAAGTTATTCAGCGGAGAAAAGGACGTGGCATAGAGCTGAAGGGACCGCAGAAAAGTACCAGCTGGGTTCATTCCGGTTCCTTAACGCCAGCGGATCCATGAAGAGAGGACTCCGGCGCCAGGACCGCGTTACCTTGGCTTTTCGCGACGAGTGGTGAGAAGagacggaggaggaggagcgctCTTCCTCCACCTCGTTCGCTCTCTCCCCTCCTCTGCGCAGGGGGGATTCACGGTGAACATAAATCTGGATTAAAAACCATGAAAATAGTTAAAATGGACTACCTTTCATCCTTTTTCTAGAATACAAATCAAGTAGCACCGTTTTTTCAGACAAATAACTTGTTTACTTATCAACAGCGTTTGCGCGTCTGCACAGGTCATATCAACAGGGGCGTAGCTAAGATATCATGGACCCCTTTTGTTAGAATTTACTGGCCCCCTTTCCTTAAATGAACAAAAAAGTGTTACCTTATAAGATTTAGTCTTGGTGTTTACTTATCTATCTTTCAGTAATTAAACAAACATTACGGAGGAACAATTTAACTTCATTTGAGAGTCGTCAACGACAAAACTCCAAGTGGCAAAGGGTTACACAAGATCTTGAACTATTGTGCATTATTGCAGAAGTGCTTTGCACAATTTTGTTTGAACAAAACTGCTATAACTCAGTGATCACTCATATTCTTAGTTAAACCTGTGTAATAAGAGGCAAATATGATATGAATTAATTAAAGGAACCTTTAATAGCCTACAATTTGAATCCACTTGAGGTGAAACAGAAACATTTTTCATGTGTCAACACAACTTAACTGAAACATGATGAATTTGAAAGTgtcattttatgtatttatattttgCTAATTGGCTGTTAATTGCTCTTGAAACGtgataagttaacattagcaaagATGTTTAAAAAAGCATGATTTCACTTAAGGAGTGCACATTCTTTGGGACCTCAAAGCCCCAATGTGTAAAAACATTTGATTCCTTAGCGCCACACAGTTCAGAGAAGGTATTGTAGCCACGGTAGCCCAAACACATCAAAAAGGCAATGTGTCATTGCGGCAGGGCTCGCACGGCAGCAGGGAGAGATAGACACTGCAGCACTGACAGCCATTTGTCCCCAAAAAGGTTAATGTCTTTGTTTCCTTGTGATGGACTGATCTGTCCAGGTTGTCCCCAGTCTGTTGAACATTACTGCAGCTAGATACCATCTGGATGGCCCGAAACAGGAACAAAAATTGACTTATGAATATTTGTTTCTCTCTGGAATGTTTAGCAATTAAACTAATTTTTAAGAACACTCAGGTTATTTTAAATCCAGATCACCTGCactaaacacatttaattttgGGTGTAAATTTTAAGAACTATATTTAATTTCTCTAGAGATCATTGGAGACAGAATATATACTGTTACCACATTTTACTCAGTGTCTACAGCTGCAGATATTAAACTTCACTGTGTGCAATCTTACTAACAAAAACATAAAGATCCAAGGTTTGTGGTAGGTGGGCATCACTGGAGCAAACATCAACTGTAGGGTTTTGAAAATTAAAAGTTATAGGTTGGATATTTTTTCTGCCTTTGAACCATAGTCTATATAATTCGATTCAAAGATGTATAATAAGTAAAAATTTCTGTAATTTATACTTTTACTGGACGACATTAATCAAGCCTAAAGGTTTTCAGCATATTCATTTAGGTTAAAGGTAAAGCATTAATTGGAAGTACAATAATTTAAATCTGAATATGCAAATTCAGACAATACGAATGCCTTTGCTCCCACATTAATCAGCACTTTTGCAGAGCAATATGCAGTCCTAATTGAGTCAGCAGGGATCCTACCACTGTGATTCATAGTCTACTGGAATATCAATAGCATCACAGCTAACAGGCGGAGCTCAGCACATGCAGTTATCTCATTTTGGTCACGAAAATACATGTGCTCAGTATGAAACATTAATGCTGCTGCACAAACTATATTACACACCGTAAAGTCACAATGGGATGTTTATAGACCCAAGTTTGAAAATGACAAATTGCAAGTCACTGTTATTTACAcatagagacacacacacacacacacacacacacacacacacacacacacacacacacacacacacacacacacacacacttgtttatgCTTTTGTACCCCTGTATAGCTATCCTAAGAGACAGATTTTTTCCTCCTCCTTTGACCCAGTCTAGTCCCTGACCACAAACTGGCATTTTAGAAAAACAGAAAATGGTCAAAATGACCTCACCTTATGAGAAATATACTGCACTCATTCAACTGGCTGTCACAGGAACTGAAGTTTAGCAACGAATGCATGCACACGCTAGGGGCtaaatgactttttttttaagtcgatattcaagtaatgaaaatctagtTGACTTTGACTAATCATTGATGATGTTATTGAAGCGGCTAAagctgacgatgggtgaccaagcgtttattTCCGACGCACGTCAGGaggcgacgctctggcacagcgcgtcgtttTTTGACACCCGtggtaaaatggagatttcaccgaattgtAACCTTTACCcttttgctatttaaccttcccctcaccccaccctaaccttttcccagtatgtcagtctaaattttccattaagcgtgtttgagaggaacgatgaaaCGTGAaacagctttgcatgtgcaatctggctaaggttagggtgggggtgagggggaggttaaaATGCAAGagcgtaaaggtcacaattcggtcaaatgtaccTTTTACCGTGGACGTCAgataccgacactctggcacagcacgtcaccTCCCGACGCACTGGGGCTCGTCActactgtcttttccgaggactccatcttgttggtcattatcacgtgacagcgactagtctatcaaaggcataaaaagtcaatacagagaagtgaagttgactagtcgactagtttatACAACCcctagcacgcacgcacgcacgcacgcacgcacgcacgcacgcacacacacacacacacacacacacacacacacacacacacacacacactattaaaTCACCTAAACTCTTAGACACGTACAGCATGGAGAATGGCCTTTGCAAACAATAAGACTGTAAGTGATTACAATAATTTAAATGTCACTGAATAACAAGGTGGGTTGCTTTTCACGGTCAACTACTCTCCGTAATTATCTTTAGTCACCACAGTAACATTACAATGCAGACTCCTTGGTGCCATTCGGAGCTACAAGAAACAAACAAGCCATTGGGAATCAAGTGAGTGAACTGGTTTGTGCCACAGCCGTGCTAACTGGATTCCAGTCTATCTGACATGTTATACCATAATCCAGCATTTTTATGGCTTTGGTACTAATGATGCTAAATAAGATAATATTAGGGTGAGCTGACATCAGTTggcccagaactctgcagcgaggctcctaactggagcaaacagaagagcacacatcactcctattctaatgtctctgcactggttacccgttaactttagagttcattttagaatcctgactataactttcagggctctacatggtcaagctcctccctatactactgaactgttaaagccttatgctccaacccgagccctcaggtccacacaccagaaccttctagaagttccaaagagcagatataaaagtcgaggtgatcgctccttccaggctgttgcaccccgactttggaatgatcttcctttatccttacgcagcatcgacagtctggacacctttaaaaaACAGACCCTTTTAttgaaagctgcttttacctaaatcttttagtttcttatttttaactccaatttttaatctttcatctgtttatgaaattttataattttatgacaagGAAAACCTTGAAAATGaactctttttttctctctttttgtttTAGTATAAATTGGGCTTGATCCAAATCTTTTAATCTTCTCAAATTTTTTTTCCACACCGGAAACAAATCAAATAATGAATCCATGTGGTCCAAACAGACACCAGCACTTTGTCAGAGCAGTTTCTGTTTGCTAGCCCAAGACATGTTTCAAGTTAAAAACATTTTGGCTGCAGCTGAAAAGTCTAAAAATCTAtacagaacgttggttacgtattgtaaccccagattctatgagtctagtcgcagcccttaagcgagctgctattggaagggtgatctcagcatcagccaatcatgaagagcttaaatgtacgcccaccacgtgggcaccccttgtgggttatataagtggagcgactccactgttcgcctccgatggctcttagtcctaacagaaccagtgtggccaagtggcttaagggctgcgactagactcatagaatctggggttacaatacgtaaccaacgttctatttcgtctagtcttagcccttaagcgagctgctattggaataaagcgcagctggatgggtttacgccacactggttagctcaaccaatggacacacccaacatgtctccttttagtgggggtcgctcagcctcagcccagggcttaaaaggctgaggcagccagagagaagagaggggccaccactaaaaaatatcatccacaagaggatgaaattcattcaagcagggccgatgaggtgccataatgcgttcactcagcctgctgaggtccaagcactgaatgagtgatggatcctgaagacacatctcgtaaataagaacgagtaaaggaacagggtgaagcccatgaagcagcctgacaaatgacttccattgacccaccactgtggggcgccacagaagaggaaatccctctggctgagtgagccctgagtgtctcaggaggatccagccccaatgatgtgtaagcgagtgaaatggcgtcacatagccagagtcaaaggcgctgggccaacagcgcttgcccaagggaagactccctgtagtgcacaaacatgatttgtgagcggcgaatccctgaagtgcgtgacacatagcgTGCGAGCGTGCGCactgggcagagaagatgggaagccgccttctcctcagaattatggggaggaggaaaaagtccagccaatgaaattgacctggatttgaaggaagtattaatgttttttgggcacaaaggctgggttggggcataaaacagcagacccgccatctttccggatcctgaggcatgcgggagccactgagagggcggtttggtcgctcactctcgtgactgatgccagtgccagcagcaaggcagttgtaagtgacaggaacttgagtgagacctggtccaagggctcaaatggggcttcagataagccacgcagaaccaccgttagatcccactggggaattagcggacgggacacaggtctgttccttctgacaccttttagaaaacgttttgtgaggggatgattgaaaacagatctatcaccaaaaccctggtgacaggatgagatagctgcagcatatgttttaatagtgctgaatacgaggcccctgtccgtccgtatctgcagaaacgataggacatctgccagctggcaggagagcgcttgaacattccgctctgtgccccagttctggaaagctgcccatttagcagcgtaagatgcaatggtagagggcgcccgcgcactctgaatcgtgatgaccacatcatgcggcagcccagaaacccctaatcgaaaccgctcatcggccagacccacagccgatggcttatttccggaggatgtctgattatcccatccgcccggggaggggcgtcctcccttcgcgggagtctccacggggagccggacagtagcgcttgctggtccggaagccatgacgcggacaagcgtctgggagccaccagaattaccgagagctgttctgaccgaactcggtccaggagaaggggaatcagagggactggtggaaacgcataaaggagcgttcgaagcccgggctggtgtgagaaggcgtccgctccgagcgaggtttggtcccggagactcagggaaaaccacaggcgacactgagcgttttcgcgagccgtgaacagatccacacggttccccgaaccttatccaaatctgtgatatcagcgcgggatgcagacgccagtcggagtcgcggggaccccctctcgacaggatgtctgccgctacattcaggatccccggaatgtaggtggcacagcaggtggacatgtgcccaacacagtaaatctgtggctatgcgcaatagagggggggatcgaactcccccttggcgatttatgcaggctgccgccacctggttgtctgtgtgaacttcgacatgacggccatcgagaagggcagcgaagtgcatgaacacattcctcattgtcataagctccaacacatttatgtgctcgtgcgtgtgggagggccagcgatctgccacgtaacaagcacgtgccctccaccccagacagtgacgcatccgtaaacacagatacgtatgacgcaggacgtccgatgggaatcccgtgtgaggggatgcagggattcccccagtgagcgaggtccccgcccactgaggggggaaccctcaacatacgtctcttctgacgtatcgggtgtacccggaggcagatgaaccaactttgcaggcgcctcgagtgcaacaaccccagcagcaccaccgagtgggctgcagccaccatgcccagaagtctcatgactaacagggctctcacgatctcgcggggttgcacgcaggagatcaccgtggtgagatctgccgctctcaccggcgacgaacgtgctctcattagagaggcgttcagctcccccccgagaaacataatcgactgggatggaagaacagagttcttcccccagtttatagaaaaccccagggttgacagatgctctgttaacctcctggtttgcactgacgccccgtcctcggaccgggcgcatcggagcagatcgtcccggtaaaataaaaccctcgtttccgccgtgcgcagtggctgcagcgcggtctccggacatttggagaaagtgcgctgggctagcgagtagccgaaagggaggcattcgtgcgcgcgttccgacagcggacgtgtgctcgaggtcacgtgagcaacgtctgaggattggtttcgcgcccttaccgccgtcgctcgtaccagagaactgggagcgacccatggagggctgtgctcgaaagagcaaatgtgaaacagctggaagaggctgatccgcaccgcagagcgtggagtccatgaaggacgagtgggagccgggcccgtgcacgggaacgtcaaagtgccagcggatggagccgcgcaatgtgcgcgctttgcgcgtggtcgcgacagcgccatgacatcccttcccacccaaagttgtgggggaagcgggatgagtcgggcctggccgtaggctgggggcggtgcgcaaatggagcgcacccttacagctacccgtgtaacatgaccgagtccgactgtgtgaacatgcagatgtgctgcagtgcttggtgtggggaacatcatgtgtgaggattcggcagaaggttctgcagaggactgtaggattgtgctcttgatgtgacgttttttgggtttttatttcaaaaccaaaataattcacagagttaacattgcagccataagcacacatattccccccaacgagtcgttttcgtggttgttttcggcgaggttcctgtgactgccaaggctgtgtctgctggctcgttcggaaccgttggccgccaactccctggtcccgcctcagcgggaggccggctccgcggggcgggccgtgcagctgggcgcatggagtttccgcgccgttcgtcccatcctctgggggaacggctgGAGTgcaggctgaccgagagtggaccaggtctcgcaccgtggctgaaagttcagctgctgagccctctagatgatgctcgtaagatggggaccaaacagaacgtcagaggtgatgtggccttccagcatctctctgtgcaggtgttcaggaatggagggcagggccatgagccacaaggccgctggataagggtctgccaggcagcaatgcgagcagaaccggtgagtacagcagcgcacagattgaggatggcatcagcagttttagtaatgatggtttttgtctcgacaggagagtcaagctcctccaccattttggaaacgccaaaggcgagaaggcgatgttatttcctgcagcgctggtctggaaggcgcactggtgtgcgcgatcggcgagccgcctcagcagctggtcatgcttagtggcaactgctcgcggtccagtgaggtggttcttgacgccacacagcgaggccaagtccggctccagtggatgaacggatggccagccctggtcggagaagccctcgaccttggtaatgggcgcatatgtggaaattggcgcctcgagcctggcaggctcggagaaggcggcggaccagcagctcatggcagcggggaagtgcggccagacggggtctggacagcgcgtctgtgttgccccaaaaattcccgccaattcatccgcctcaggggagccggttctggaacggctagccacctgcgggtcgcagccgcggagatgatggcgggcagctcctggagcagtgctctaactgctggcagggaggagcgagaaaccactggggcagaaggacccgctgagcgaggctcgtcgacctccgtgctgtacaggagggaataatggctgcggcagccagcctcgtcgtgctcctcacgaggctcgtcgacctccgtgttgtacaggagggaataatggctgcggcagccagcctcgtcgtgctcctcacgaggctcgtcgacctccgtgttgtacaggagggaataatgg
The sequence above is a segment of the Nothobranchius furzeri strain GRZ-AD chromosome 15, NfurGRZ-RIMD1, whole genome shotgun sequence genome. Coding sequences within it:
- the kcnd3 gene encoding A-type voltage-gated potassium channel KCND3, encoding MAAGVAAWLPFARAAAIGWMPVANLPMPVAPAEKNKRQDELIVLNVSGRRFQTWRNTLDRYPDTLLGSSEKEFFYNEDTKEYFFDRDPDVFRSVLNFYRTGKLHYPRYECISSYDEELAFFGIVPEIIGDCCYEEYKDRKRENAERLMDDQEDNKDAKLPNMTFRETMWRAFENPHTSTMALVFYYVTGFFIAVSVITNVVETVPCGSAPNQKEVPCGERYTVAFFCMDTACVMIFTVEYLMRLFAAPNRYRFMRSVMSIIDVVAILPYYIGLVMTDNEDVSGAFVTLRVFRVFRIFKFSRHSQGLRILGYTLKSCASELGFLLFSLTMAIIIFATVMFYAEKGSSSSKFTSIPASFWYTIVTMTTLGYGDMVPKTIAGKIFGSICSLSGVLVIALPVPVIVSNFSRIYHQNQRADKRRAQKVQKARLARIRLSKTGSSNAFLHSKRNGLFNEALELTQLPYKMNLSDQGSNEEEHRLRKSTSLIESQHHHLLHCLEKTTNHEFVDEQYYQQSYLEAGLQNYPSRSPSLSSQEGMTGTCCTRRSKKHHSPLPNASAPAHMQPLTHTHPHKQGLQELSTIHIQPLSTSRSSLNMRIDEPAPLNCQSSQITTAVISIPTPPVTTPEGDAHLPAGPAHQNVVKVSAL